TGCATTCTTTCACGTTCTTCCTCTTCGAGCTCTTTTTTAGTCTTCAGCTTCTTTTGCGAGGGCTCTCCAGAGTCGCCATCGGCATCAACGAAGTGTTTGCTTTCCTTGGCATCAGTGTCTCCGTCATTTCCGGTGCCCTCACCACCGGTATCTGATGTTTCGCTGTCTTTTCTGCTTTCAGTGGTCGTGTTAAAGAACTTTAAATCCCCATCATCATTGTCACTTAGGGAATTTTGAGTTGGAAACAAAATTTCATCCATATCGTTAAAAGTAAACACCTACTTAATTATCGATCCACCGCCACCTTTTAGTTACGAATTATCGATAACATCCATTGTTTGGCAGCATCAATGTTTTTTCAAGTATCACGataattacataaaataatttgttaaaaataatttaaccGAAACAATTTCTTGTCAAATGTTgagcattaaaatataaaaatatttttcgttAAGgagaaaacaattttcaacaaaattatttatttactagcTAGACTATTATTGGTTTTACAACACTTGCGCACCTAATATCTATCGATAAAGACGATGTTGATACAATCACAATAGTTGCATTATAATAGAATTGTTCATTTGAGACAATACCATATACTGGAAAATGgtgattttcattttattatcaatCAGATAAGCTTATAAAATTAAGTTAGCCGAATGGAGTAAAGTTCAAAATTGTGCGTGTTCTAAATAAGCGATATAACTTATCGGTAACGTGCTAAAATATATCGTGTGTGCGTTTCTTCTCATCACTAACCTCGTGCTTTAACTTCATCACTCATTGCTTTTGTAGCCGCAAGTtactttttgcaattttacaCAAAAAGCATTGATATTATGTCAGCCGTGGAGACACCAAAAGTTGAGGACGTTGTGTCCGAAGTGGCTGCAACAGCTGCCGGCGAAGATGGTAAAAAACAGAAGAAGCCAAAGCCGAACAACAAGAAACTACGGCAAGGTGAGTGACCTGAAATTCCAAATGCACTTTTGCACACATGCtgatgtacatacatatatatataaatatgagcACATacttgtgtgtttgtatgtacattCATATTTCACATGCGCAATTCTTTCCCTACTTacatatttgcaataattCAGAGGCTGCTGCTAAAAAGATAGCCGAGGGGGGTGAGCCAGAGACGACCACAAATGGTGATGCTGAGAAAAAGGCGCCAACAGGAACCGGTCAGCCggccaagaagaagaacaaggGCAAGAAATCAGGAGGTGGTCAAACAAATCCTCCAACCATTCCCATTTCCGAGCTCTTCCCCAATAACATCTATCCAGAGGGTCAGATTATGGAGCATCCTACTCCAAAGGATATGCCCGACGATCGCACTGCCAAGGACCGCTTCACTTCAGAGGAGAAACGTGCCCTCGATCGCGTGAATAACGACATCTACCAGGAGCTGCGGCAGGCAGCCGAAGCACATCGTCAGACACGTCAGTATATGCAAAACTACATTAAGCCAGGCATGACCATGATACAAATCTGTGAGGAGCTGGAAAACACGGCACGTCGTCTAATTGGTGAGAATGGTCTGGATGCTGGCTTAGCTTTTCCCACCGGATGCTCGCTCAATCATTGCGCTGCCCATTATACGCCCAATGCTGGTGATACTACTGTGCTGCAGTACGATGATGTGTGCAAAATTGATTTTGGCACACACATCAAGGGACGCATCATTGACTGTGCGTTTACGCTGACGTTCAACAATAAGTACGACAAGTTGTTGCAGGCTGTCAAGGAGGCCACTAACACTGGCATCAAGGAGGCGGGCATTGATGTGCGCCTATGCGACATTGGCTCAGCTATTCAAGAGGTGATGGAATCGTATGAAATCGAGCTCGATGGCAAAACCTATCCCATCAAGGCCATACGTAATTTAAACGGACACTCGATTAGCCCGTACCGTAAGCAATGAAATTAACCAGTAGAGTAAATtggatattttaatttgattggtATCTTGCAGGTATTCATGCTGGCAAAACGGTGCCAATTGTTAAGGGTGGTGAATCCACACGCATGGAGGAGGATGAGTTCTATGCCATCGAGACATTCGGCTCGACAGGTCGCGGAATGGTCCACGATGACATGGACTGCTCGCATTACATGAAGAACTTTGATTTGCCATTTGTGCCATTGCGTCTGCAGTCTTCCAAGCAATTGTTGGGCACGATCAACAAACACTTCGGCACCTTAGCCTTCTGCAAACGTTGGCTGGATCGCGCTGGCGCCACCA
This DNA window, taken from Drosophila nasuta strain 15112-1781.00 chromosome 2L, ASM2355853v1, whole genome shotgun sequence, encodes the following:
- the LOC132784179 gene encoding methionine aminopeptidase 2 is translated as MSAVETPKVEDVVSEVAATAAGEDGKKQKKPKPNNKKLRQEAAAKKIAEGGEPETTTNGDAEKKAPTGTGQPAKKKNKGKKSGGGQTNPPTIPISELFPNNIYPEGQIMEHPTPKDMPDDRTAKDRFTSEEKRALDRVNNDIYQELRQAAEAHRQTRQYMQNYIKPGMTMIQICEELENTARRLIGENGLDAGLAFPTGCSLNHCAAHYTPNAGDTTVLQYDDVCKIDFGTHIKGRIIDCAFTLTFNNKYDKLLQAVKEATNTGIKEAGIDVRLCDIGSAIQEVMESYEIELDGKTYPIKAIRNLNGHSISPYRIHAGKTVPIVKGGESTRMEEDEFYAIETFGSTGRGMVHDDMDCSHYMKNFDLPFVPLRLQSSKQLLGTINKHFGTLAFCKRWLDRAGATKYQMALKDLCDKGIVEAYPPLCDTKGCYTAQYEHTIMLRPTCKEVVSRGDDY